CAGTAGACGGTCGACGATGACCTCGAGGTGCAGCTCTCCCATCCCGCCGATGATCGTCTGGCCGGTCTCCTCGTCGGTGCGGACGCGGAAGGTCGGGTCCTCTTCGGCGAGCCGCTGCAACGCGGTCCACAGCTTCTCCTGATCGACCTTCGTCCTGGGCTCGATAGCGATGTGGATCACCGGCTCGGGGAACTCCATCGACTCGAGCAGGATCGGGTGGTCCGGGTCGGCGATCGTGTCCCCGGTGCTGGCGGCCTTCGCTCCGACCAGTGCGACGATGTCGCCGGTGAAGGTGGCCGCCCTCTCCTCACGGGAGTTGGCGTGCATCTGCAGGATGCGCCCCACCCGTTCCTTCTTGTCCTTGGTGACGTTGTAGATGTGCGATCCGGCCTCCAACGTGCCCGAGTACACGCGGACGTAGGTCAGCGTCCCGACGTACGGATCGGTCATGACCTTGAACGCCAAGGCCGAGAACGGGGCGGCGTCGTCCACCGGACGGGTGATCTCCTCGCCGGTCTTGGGTTCCTTGCCCTGCACGGCGGGGACGTCCAGCGGCGACGGGAGGAAGTCGACCACAGCGTCGAGGAGCGGTTGCACACCCTTATTCTTGAAGGCCGACCCGCACAGCACAGGCACGATCTCGCCCCCGATCGTGGCGGCGCGAAGTCCCTGACGGACCTGGTCGGCGGTGAGCGTCCCGTTGTCGAGGTACGACTCGAGCAGCGCCTCATCGGTCTCGGCGACACGCTCCACCAGCGTCTCACGCCACACGTCGGCCTCGGCACGCTGCTCGTCATCGAGGTCGAGGATGTCCCAGGTGGCACCCAGATCGTCGCCGCGCCACACCAGCGCCTTCATCCCGATCAGGTCGATGACGCCTTCGTGAGCGTCCTCCAGGCCGATCGGGACCTGGATCGCGACGGCCTCCTTGGTGAGCCGCTCGTGGATGGAGTCCAGCGAGCGCTCGAACGACGCCCCGGTGCGGTCGAGCTTGTTGACGAAGCAGATCCGCGGGACCCGGTACTTGTCCGCCTGACGCCACACCGTCTCCGACTGC
The Actinomycetota bacterium DNA segment above includes these coding regions:
- the fusA gene encoding elongation factor G, which produces MTAIREYPLGRTRNIGIMAHIDAGKTTTTERILYYTGRTYKIGEVHEGAAVMDWMVQEQERGITITSAATTCKWRDHWINIIDTPGHVDFTVEVERSLRVLDGAVAVFDGVAGVEPQSETVWRQADKYRVPRICFVNKLDRTGASFERSLDSIHERLTKEAVAIQVPIGLEDAHEGVIDLIGMKALVWRGDDLGATWDILDLDDEQRAEADVWRETLVERVAETDEALLESYLDNGTLTADQVRQGLRAATIGGEIVPVLCGSAFKNKGVQPLLDAVVDFLPSPLDVPAVQGKEPKTGEEITRPVDDAAPFSALAFKVMTDPYVGTLTYVRVYSGTLEAGSHIYNVTKDKKERVGRILQMHANSREERAATFTGDIVALVGAKAASTGDTIADPDHPILLESMEFPEPVIHIAIEPRTKVDQEKLWTALQRLAEEDPTFRVRTDEETGQTIIGGMGELHLEVIVDRLL